Proteins encoded by one window of Enterococcus saccharolyticus subsp. saccharolyticus:
- the murB gene encoding UDP-N-acetylmuramate dehydrogenase, with protein sequence MKKEEIINQFPEIALLKDEPLMNYTFTQTGGPADILAFPKNREEVEALVNYCRQEDIPWLVLGNASNLIVRDGGIRGVVIMLLEMNQIQVNDQLIEVEAGARLIDTSYAALDASLTGLEFACGIPGSIGGAVFMNAGAYGGEINDVFTSCDVLFPDGSIRTLTREDMHFRYRHSIIQEMEGIVLTARFTLENGEPLSIKKQMEELTYLRESKQPLEYPSCGSVFKRPEGHFTGKLIQDAGIQGLVWGGAQISEKHAGFIVNINQATATDYVELIAHIQAVIKEKFDVTLEPEVRIIGEEQ encoded by the coding sequence GTGAAAAAGGAAGAAATTATTAATCAATTCCCTGAAATAGCATTGTTAAAAGATGAGCCATTAATGAATTATACATTTACACAAACAGGTGGACCAGCAGATATTTTAGCTTTTCCAAAAAACAGAGAAGAAGTTGAAGCATTAGTTAATTATTGTCGTCAAGAAGACATCCCGTGGTTAGTCTTAGGAAATGCGAGTAATTTAATCGTACGTGACGGTGGTATCCGTGGTGTCGTGATTATGTTATTAGAAATGAATCAAATTCAAGTAAACGATCAGTTGATTGAAGTTGAAGCAGGAGCCCGTTTAATTGATACAAGTTATGCGGCGTTAGATGCGTCTTTAACTGGTTTGGAATTTGCTTGTGGAATTCCTGGCAGCATCGGTGGTGCCGTGTTTATGAATGCGGGGGCCTATGGTGGCGAAATCAATGATGTCTTTACGTCATGTGATGTCTTGTTTCCAGATGGATCGATTCGTACGTTAACCAGAGAAGACATGCATTTTCGTTACCGTCATAGTATCATTCAAGAGATGGAAGGGATCGTCTTAACTGCGCGTTTTACGTTAGAAAATGGCGAACCACTTTCGATTAAAAAACAAATGGAAGAATTGACGTATTTAAGAGAATCTAAACAACCTTTAGAATACCCTTCATGTGGTAGTGTATTTAAACGACCAGAAGGACATTTTACTGGGAAATTGATTCAAGATGCAGGGATTCAAGGTCTGGTATGGGGCGGCGCTCAAATTTCTGAGAAGCATGCCGGATTCATTGTGAATATTAATCAGGCGACAGCAACCGATTATGTGGAATTAATTGCGCATATCCAAGCTGTTATTAAAGAAAAATTTGATGTAACCTTAGAACCAGAAGTACGCATTATTGGTGAAGAACAATAA
- a CDS encoding Gfo/Idh/MocA family protein, which translates to MKIGVIGLGGIAQKAYLPTYVKLQDQATFYFATRNPEVQQQLQEKYQLRYMKANVQELLAEKIDACFIHTATHSHYDLVKECLENDVHVFVDKPLSENTDEVKELQALAKKRHKILMVGFNRRFAPMVEQLKNMPDKRTIFLQKNMVHSIQPTTFEIFDVFLHLVDTAVYLLDEPILTMNSRIRDTPAGMETAFLQLETENTTAMLSMDLKSGASREQYQVTSSQGTAVVDNLVTLQTFNETQQTTQTFDDWEVTLKKRGFEQMVTSFLEAIQTQTTTKLRQENIVISHELCAKMLKQHEEQSN; encoded by the coding sequence ATGAAAATAGGCGTTATCGGTTTAGGTGGTATTGCTCAAAAAGCATATTTACCAACCTATGTGAAATTACAAGATCAAGCAACCTTCTATTTTGCGACACGCAATCCCGAAGTACAACAACAATTACAAGAAAAATATCAATTACGTTACATGAAAGCGAATGTGCAAGAATTATTGGCAGAGAAAATTGACGCTTGCTTTATTCACACTGCAACGCATAGTCATTATGATTTAGTGAAAGAATGTTTAGAAAATGACGTGCATGTGTTTGTTGATAAACCATTAAGCGAAAATACGGATGAAGTGAAGGAATTACAAGCATTAGCCAAAAAACGACATAAAATTCTGATGGTGGGGTTCAATCGTCGATTTGCGCCAATGGTTGAACAATTAAAGAACATGCCTGATAAACGGACCATCTTTTTACAAAAAAATATGGTGCATTCCATTCAACCAACAACCTTTGAAATTTTTGATGTCTTCTTACATCTAGTTGACACGGCGGTTTATTTGTTAGATGAGCCTATTCTAACGATGAATAGTCGTATTCGAGATACACCCGCAGGAATGGAAACAGCTTTTCTACAACTAGAAACCGAAAATACCACTGCGATGTTATCGATGGATTTAAAAAGTGGCGCTAGCCGAGAACAGTATCAAGTAACTTCATCACAAGGAACTGCCGTTGTGGATAATTTAGTGACGTTACAGACTTTTAATGAAACGCAACAGACGACACAAACATTTGATGATTGGGAAGTAACGCTTAAAAAACGTGGATTTGAGCAGATGGTTACTTCGTTTTTAGAAGCAATCCAAACACAAACCACAACAAAATTACGCCAAGAAAACATCGTCATCAGTCATGAATTATGTGCAAAAATGTTAAAACAACATGAAGAACAGTCCAACTAG
- a CDS encoding 3'-5' exonuclease, translating to MNFIAMDFETANAKRHSACSLALVMVRNSQIVGEYYTLIQPETEFFWRNIQIHGIHPKDVVNAPKFPEVWQQIEQYYQENSLIVAHNAGFDTGVLTGCLDYYGLNQPHYLSLCTVKTSRQLYPEVPNHKLNTMCDLLEIPLNNHHDALEDSRACANILLHQEKMFGVEPLKKLVTMK from the coding sequence ATGAACTTTATCGCAATGGACTTTGAAACAGCTAATGCAAAACGACACAGCGCTTGTTCCTTAGCCCTAGTCATGGTTCGTAACAGTCAAATTGTTGGCGAATACTATACGTTAATTCAACCTGAAACAGAATTTTTCTGGCGCAACATTCAAATTCATGGCATCCACCCCAAAGATGTCGTCAATGCCCCAAAATTTCCAGAAGTTTGGCAACAAATCGAACAATATTATCAAGAAAATAGCTTGATTGTTGCTCATAATGCTGGTTTTGATACCGGTGTCTTAACAGGTTGTCTGGATTATTATGGTTTGAATCAACCACATTATTTATCGCTATGTACCGTCAAAACCAGTCGTCAACTCTATCCAGAAGTGCCAAATCATAAGTTAAACACGATGTGCGATTTGTTAGAAATCCCCTTAAACAATCATCATGACGCCTTAGAAGATAGTCGCGCTTGTGCTAATATCTTATTACACCAAGAGAAAATGTTTGGCGTAGAACCATTGAAAAAACTAGTGACAATGAAATAA
- a CDS encoding GNAT family N-acetyltransferase: MSEAIDLIIREAQAIDAENILAVMKQVSQETEFLVMDEGLNLTPASLAHHIEAIDDSENNLLLLAYNGAQLIGTASVRASDEKRIAHIGEVGISILKDYWGFGLGSVLLEEVIAWAHDSAGIRRLELTVQAQNKRAIHLYEKFDFQVEATMARGAVGNDGRFLDVLLMSVMID, from the coding sequence ATGAGTGAAGCCATTGATTTAATTATTCGCGAAGCTCAAGCTATAGATGCTGAAAATATTTTAGCTGTCATGAAACAAGTCAGTCAAGAAACCGAATTTTTGGTCATGGATGAAGGGCTCAATTTAACGCCAGCCTCGTTAGCGCATCATATTGAGGCGATTGATGACAGTGAGAACAACTTGTTATTGCTTGCTTATAATGGCGCGCAATTAATTGGGACGGCATCTGTTCGTGCCAGCGATGAAAAGCGAATTGCTCATATTGGCGAAGTAGGTATTTCTATTTTGAAAGATTATTGGGGCTTTGGTTTAGGTTCTGTGTTGCTAGAAGAAGTCATTGCTTGGGCACATGATTCGGCGGGTATTCGGCGCTTGGAACTAACTGTTCAAGCGCAAAATAAACGTGCCATTCATTTATATGAAAAATTTGATTTTCAAGTAGAAGCGACAATGGCACGTGGCGCAGTCGGCAATGATGGTCGATTTTTGGATGTGTTGTTGATGAGTGTAATGATTGATTGA
- the tsaE gene encoding tRNA (adenosine(37)-N6)-threonylcarbamoyltransferase complex ATPase subunit type 1 TsaE, translated as MIVLENVEQTATLAQIIGEVAQPSDNLVLTGDLGAGKTTLTKGIAKGLGIDQMIKSPTYTIIREYEQGRLPLYHMDVYRVEHGAGDLGLDEYFEGDGLSVIEWGNLLAEALPVDYLELVLEKDPQVDHRRVVTLTPFGKQGEQFKQRILEQWTNYE; from the coding sequence ATGATTGTTTTGGAAAATGTCGAACAAACAGCAACACTTGCTCAAATTATTGGCGAAGTTGCTCAACCGAGTGACAATTTAGTTTTAACTGGAGATTTAGGTGCTGGTAAAACGACTTTAACGAAAGGCATTGCCAAAGGATTGGGAATTGACCAAATGATTAAAAGTCCAACTTATACGATCATCCGTGAATACGAACAAGGTCGGTTACCGTTATACCATATGGATGTGTATCGTGTGGAACATGGCGCTGGAGATTTAGGCTTAGATGAGTATTTTGAAGGTGATGGCTTATCGGTCATTGAATGGGGCAATCTTTTAGCAGAGGCGTTACCTGTGGACTATTTAGAACTAGTTCTAGAAAAAGACCCACAAGTTGACCACAGACGTGTGGTAACTTTGACCCCCTTTGGCAAACAAGGAGAGCAATTTAAGCAACGTATCCTTGAACAGTGGACAAACTATGAGTGA
- the pta gene encoding phosphate acetyltransferase: MELFDSLKFKIVRRGIRIAFPEASDTRILGAVARLKGEELIEPVLIGKQHEIEKAAATRGINITNMTIYDPDNCGRWDQIVDAFVERRNGKVTREQAEELLKDENYFGTMLTYMGITDGLVSGAIHSTGDTVRPALQIIKTKPGISRTSGAFLMMRGNEQEKYIFSDCAINVAPSPQELAEIAIASAHTAEMFDIQPRVAMLSFSTKGSAKAPQADATIEATKIAKELAPELAIDGELQFDAAYIQSVAQLKAPESDVAGKASVFVFPDLQSGNIGYKIAQRFGNFEAIGPILQGLNKPVSDLSRGCNEEDVYKLSIITAAQSLMS, translated from the coding sequence ATGGAATTATTTGACAGTTTAAAATTTAAAATCGTTCGTCGTGGTATCCGTATCGCTTTCCCTGAAGCTTCTGATACACGTATTTTAGGTGCCGTTGCGCGTTTAAAAGGGGAAGAATTAATTGAACCAGTTTTAATCGGGAAACAACATGAAATTGAGAAAGCTGCAGCAACTCGTGGAATCAACATTACGAACATGACCATTTATGATCCAGATAACTGTGGTCGTTGGGATCAAATCGTAGATGCGTTTGTAGAACGCCGTAATGGTAAAGTAACAAGAGAACAAGCAGAAGAATTATTAAAAGATGAAAACTACTTTGGTACAATGCTTACTTACATGGGCATTACAGATGGTTTAGTATCTGGTGCGATTCATTCAACAGGGGATACTGTCCGTCCTGCTTTACAAATCATCAAAACAAAACCTGGAATTAGTCGTACAAGTGGTGCATTCTTGATGATGCGTGGGAATGAACAAGAAAAATATATCTTCTCTGACTGTGCGATTAACGTAGCACCATCACCACAAGAGTTAGCTGAAATCGCAATTGCTTCTGCACATACTGCAGAAATGTTTGATATCCAACCACGTGTTGCGATGTTAAGTTTCTCTACAAAAGGTTCAGCGAAAGCACCTCAAGCAGATGCAACAATTGAAGCAACGAAAATTGCCAAAGAATTAGCACCTGAATTAGCGATTGATGGTGAATTACAATTTGACGCAGCATATATTCAATCTGTGGCACAACTAAAAGCACCTGAATCAGATGTTGCTGGTAAAGCATCTGTCTTTGTATTCCCAGATTTACAATCAGGTAACATTGGTTACAAGATTGCACAACGTTTTGGTAACTTTGAAGCAATTGGACCAATCTTACAAGGCTTAAACAAACCAGTTTCTGACTTATCTCGTGGATGTAACGAGGAAGATGTTTACAAATTATCAATCATTACTGCAGCACAATCATTAATGTCTTAA
- a CDS encoding uracil-DNA glycosylase has product MKTIIHNSWQDILQAEFQKPYYLELREFLKQEYSTQRIFPDMYHIFEALEKTPYEKVKVVILGQDPYHGANQAHGLSFSVQPSVKIPPSLKNIYKELADDLGIAPVTHGYLTSWAEQGVLLLNTVLTVREGQAYSHRGKGWEQLTDAIIQKLNEREQPIVFILWGKPAQQKMSMIDTHKHIIIRSVHPSPLSAHRGFFGSKPFSKTNDALMALGETPINWQLPERV; this is encoded by the coding sequence ATGAAAACAATTATTCATAATAGTTGGCAAGATATTTTGCAAGCAGAATTTCAAAAACCGTATTATTTAGAATTACGTGAATTTTTAAAACAGGAGTATAGCACACAGCGTATTTTTCCCGATATGTATCATATTTTTGAAGCATTAGAAAAAACGCCGTATGAAAAAGTGAAAGTGGTCATTTTAGGACAAGATCCGTATCATGGGGCCAATCAAGCGCATGGTTTATCTTTTTCAGTGCAACCAAGTGTTAAAATTCCACCTTCTTTGAAAAATATTTATAAAGAGTTAGCAGATGACTTGGGAATTGCGCCTGTGACTCATGGGTATCTGACTTCTTGGGCAGAGCAAGGAGTATTGTTGTTAAACACGGTGTTAACCGTTCGTGAAGGTCAAGCGTATTCACATCGTGGTAAAGGTTGGGAGCAATTAACAGATGCGATTATCCAAAAATTAAATGAACGCGAACAACCGATTGTTTTTATTTTATGGGGCAAACCAGCGCAACAGAAGATGTCAATGATTGATACACATAAACACATTATTATTCGTTCGGTTCATCCAAGCCCACTATCTGCGCATCGTGGTTTTTTTGGTTCGAAGCCGTTTTCAAAGACAAATGACGCTCTAATGGCTTTAGGAGAAACGCCGATTAATTGGCAACTTCCCGAAAGAGTATAA
- a CDS encoding Cof-type HAD-IIB family hydrolase, which produces MIKLIASDMDGTLLDAEMRISQENIEAIQYAQSKGIEFMVATGRNRFEALPALEEAGVDCAMITLNGAQVFDQEGNEVFSAPIDLQTTQAVLDILDEHQIYYEVSTNKGTYSESKEQRIENFAAHIAETMPHLTHKMAIAMTVARLEFLPIHFIDNIRELIMQEDITVLKIICFHKEGALYLGPAAKKINVYDELIITSSSENNIEINHRAAQKGIAVGHVALNRNIDMQDVMTIGDNLNDVSMIQAAGVSFAMGNALPELKEYAKYVTETNVQSGVGKAIVRAIDEEL; this is translated from the coding sequence ATGATTAAATTAATTGCCTCAGATATGGATGGTACATTATTAGACGCAGAAATGCGGATTTCCCAAGAAAATATAGAAGCGATTCAATACGCACAATCAAAAGGCATTGAATTTATGGTCGCAACAGGACGCAATCGTTTTGAAGCATTGCCTGCTTTAGAAGAAGCTGGTGTTGACTGTGCAATGATTACTTTGAATGGCGCACAAGTCTTTGACCAAGAAGGAAATGAAGTCTTTAGTGCACCGATTGATTTACAAACTACGCAAGCTGTGCTAGACATTTTAGATGAACATCAAATTTACTATGAAGTATCAACAAATAAAGGTACTTATTCGGAAAGTAAAGAACAACGAATTGAAAATTTTGCAGCACATATTGCGGAAACCATGCCCCACCTAACACATAAAATGGCGATTGCTATGACAGTCGCTCGTTTGGAATTTTTACCAATTCATTTTATCGATAATATTCGTGAGCTGATTATGCAAGAGGATATTACGGTCTTAAAAATTATTTGCTTCCATAAAGAAGGCGCGCTTTACTTAGGTCCAGCGGCGAAAAAAATAAATGTCTATGATGAGTTGATTATCACTTCATCTAGCGAAAATAATATTGAAATCAACCATCGTGCTGCTCAAAAAGGTATTGCAGTTGGTCACGTCGCATTGAATCGCAACATTGATATGCAAGATGTCATGACTATTGGCGACAACTTAAATGATGTTAGTATGATTCAAGCAGCTGGAGTTAGCTTTGCTATGGGGAATGCCCTACCAGAATTAAAAGAATATGCAAAATATGTAACCGAAACGAATGTTCAATCCGGGGTTGGTAAAGCCATCGTCCGTGCAATTGATGAAGAACTGTAA
- a CDS encoding LURP-one-related/scramblase family protein, producing the protein MSEFFIQEQLSAVTRTVIKDEAGHSLYLLVGRWGTKGDALSLYRMNGTLVASIKQVSFTFGKRFEIYENFQKVGTMQKIFNWPGDFYYVKQLHWQVHGDIYNHHYQIHHFKKEIMRMYKASLLTGDFYVLNVVDDQNAPKCICIAAVLDYWLYNRKAKEALEYQFKFADTFD; encoded by the coding sequence GTGTCTGAATTTTTTATTCAAGAACAATTGAGTGCCGTGACAAGAACTGTCATTAAGGATGAAGCGGGCCACTCTCTGTATTTACTCGTCGGTCGTTGGGGAACTAAAGGAGATGCCTTATCGCTTTATCGCATGAACGGCACTTTAGTCGCTAGTATCAAACAAGTCAGTTTTACATTTGGTAAACGTTTTGAAATCTATGAGAATTTCCAAAAAGTTGGTACCATGCAGAAAATTTTTAATTGGCCTGGTGATTTTTATTACGTCAAACAACTGCATTGGCAAGTCCATGGGGATATTTACAACCATCACTATCAAATTCATCATTTCAAAAAAGAAATTATGCGCATGTATAAAGCAAGTTTACTTACCGGTGATTTCTATGTGTTGAATGTGGTTGATGACCAAAATGCGCCCAAATGTATTTGTATCGCTGCTGTCTTAGACTATTGGCTCTACAATCGTAAAGCCAAAGAAGCGTTAGAATACCAATTTAAATTTGCGGATACCTTTGATTGA
- a CDS encoding GNAT family N-acetyltransferase: protein MIRFATSEDGISIAKLVLVILKDMELPFVQEVGEAKTIEILTEAVKDPTYRYGYKRGLVKEVDGKIAGIAFGYPDEEEPIVDNALTRVLTEMGMTDRPLFIDPETFPNEWYLDTICVDEAFRGQGIGSELLDALDRIAKREEKSVIGLCVDQANPNAQRLYERKGFCVVGEQMLSGHRYNHMQKTID, encoded by the coding sequence ATGATTCGATTTGCAACATCAGAAGATGGAATTTCAATTGCGAAGTTAGTTCTTGTTATTTTAAAGGACATGGAACTACCATTTGTCCAAGAGGTGGGCGAAGCAAAAACAATTGAAATTTTGACGGAAGCAGTGAAAGACCCTACGTATCGTTACGGGTATAAACGAGGATTAGTCAAAGAGGTTGATGGGAAAATTGCCGGTATTGCGTTTGGTTATCCTGACGAAGAAGAACCAATTGTTGATAATGCCTTAACCCGTGTATTAACAGAGATGGGGATGACAGATCGTCCTTTATTTATTGACCCAGAAACTTTTCCAAATGAATGGTATTTAGATACCATTTGTGTGGATGAAGCCTTTCGTGGACAAGGAATTGGTTCAGAATTACTCGATGCGTTAGATCGAATTGCAAAAAGAGAAGAAAAATCAGTGATTGGTTTATGTGTGGATCAAGCCAATCCCAATGCGCAACGGTTATATGAACGCAAAGGATTTTGCGTAGTCGGCGAACAAATGCTTAGTGGTCATCGATACAATCATATGCAAAAGACAATTGATTAA
- the nrdI gene encoding class Ib ribonucleoside-diphosphate reductase assembly flavoprotein NrdI: protein MNILYISISGNTRSFVTRMHALSEQKHAENTDFPIIQSKEIHDNSLEAAMTEPFFAIVPTYLEGGNGVDNGDQEILTETLREYIAFENNANYCLGVIGSGNKNFGHQYCLTAKQYSEQFDVPLLADFELRGNNSEIETIYEQLVAEWKKAQ from the coding sequence ATGAATATCCTATATATCTCAATTTCAGGTAATACACGATCCTTTGTCACACGGATGCACGCATTATCTGAGCAAAAACACGCAGAAAATACTGATTTTCCTATTATACAATCAAAAGAAATTCACGACAACAGTTTAGAAGCAGCGATGACTGAACCGTTTTTTGCGATTGTCCCTACTTACTTAGAAGGAGGCAACGGTGTCGATAATGGCGACCAAGAAATTTTGACAGAAACATTACGTGAATATATCGCTTTTGAAAATAACGCGAACTACTGTCTAGGTGTCATTGGTAGTGGCAATAAAAACTTTGGACATCAATACTGCTTAACTGCTAAACAATATAGCGAACAATTTGATGTGCCTTTACTCGCAGATTTTGAACTTCGTGGCAACAACTCGGAGATTGAGACAATTTACGAGCAATTAGTTGCAGAATGGAAAAAAGCACAGTAA
- a CDS encoding LysR family transcriptional regulator, whose amino-acid sequence MFQVLRTFLSVYETHNFTRTADSLFLSQPTVSAQIKKLEDHLNVSLFIRNGKQEIIPTKEADFLYPRILKIIEEWEDAMHHVNTQKNFREKCIFASSQTCGAYLIPKLVPILVKEFPMIDFSFPIMSSEKIIHDLEKSKVDFGLIETPERSAQIDRFLIAEDELVLAGDLSSNYWLLPESGSPLGEINENYLKIRNLVPHLIRTNNHEMTLSLLKNGVGKTIISKLALDSSIPWRSLDMGNQRSLYFVTRQKVVSEELAAVSTFIQVQIKKANNQE is encoded by the coding sequence TTGTTTCAAGTATTAAGAACGTTTCTATCGGTATATGAGACACATAATTTTACACGAACTGCAGATAGTCTTTTTTTGTCACAACCGACAGTTTCTGCACAAATCAAAAAATTAGAAGACCATTTAAACGTTTCACTATTCATTCGTAATGGAAAACAAGAAATTATTCCCACGAAAGAAGCAGATTTTTTATACCCAAGAATTCTAAAAATTATTGAAGAATGGGAAGATGCCATGCATCACGTCAATACGCAAAAAAATTTCCGTGAGAAATGTATTTTTGCCAGTTCGCAAACCTGCGGAGCTTATCTGATTCCAAAATTGGTTCCTATCTTGGTCAAAGAATTTCCGATGATTGATTTTAGTTTTCCCATTATGTCTAGTGAGAAAATCATTCATGATTTAGAAAAATCAAAAGTAGATTTTGGACTGATTGAAACACCTGAACGCAGCGCTCAGATTGATCGTTTCCTGATTGCGGAAGACGAATTGGTATTAGCGGGAGATTTATCTTCTAATTATTGGCTCTTACCTGAATCCGGGTCACCTTTAGGAGAAATCAATGAGAATTATTTAAAAATCCGTAACTTAGTGCCTCACCTTATCCGAACAAATAATCATGAAATGACATTATCTTTGCTAAAAAATGGCGTAGGTAAAACTATTATTTCTAAATTAGCACTTGATTCTTCCATCCCTTGGCGCTCTTTAGATATGGGCAATCAACGCAGCCTTTATTTTGTAACTAGGCAAAAAGTTGTTTCGGAAGAATTAGCAGCTGTTTCCACATTTATCCAAGTACAGATAAAAAAAGCCAATAACCAAGAATAG